One Pseudoliparis swirei isolate HS2019 ecotype Mariana Trench chromosome 4, NWPU_hadal_v1, whole genome shotgun sequence genomic window carries:
- the LOC130192790 gene encoding fibulin-7, producing MIAEIFITLFCFCSLHPTFGQDCPSRQEIQGSLKQIQKLLSTHEASYLQSLRNLKKKINLLQSSTGKQTTRSINSTTCPRLDGPINGRKLGKSHGVGHEVHVLCDPGYELVGSESRVCQESLTWGGQQPTCRDINECASAPCLNGGTCVDEVNQFSCVCAKDWAGLTCQSPVPTFFVTMTNTSAATSPTTAAAATLPAATMGPFVRPSRCTLTQGTTHCTCEPGYTISGRDSNTCTDIDECELFHNSQAGKLCLHACVNTPGGYRCSCPIGYNVTRDGRSCKDIDECATRQNNCTKDQTCINTYGGFQCVRVDCPKIPNAAYVKTSSMRCERNPCPVDNKACSQTPNSFSYHYLAVVSNLSAPRVMFRVSALRPIGDTLRFSLLGGRQARRHFTVQRSDRVTGQLMLVNRVQGPATLEAEVEMSELERRVQMGRYITKVTMFVSQYEF from the exons ATGATTGCTGAGATTTTCATCAccttgttttgtttctgttcgCTCCATCCTACTTTTGGACAG GACTGTCCAAGTAGACAGGAAATACAGGGTTCTCTGAAGCAGATTCAGAAACTTCTCTCAACCCATGAAGCCTCGTACTTGCAGAGTCTTCGCAacctgaagaagaaaataaacctGTTGCAGAGCAGCACTGGGAAGCAGACCACAAGATCCATCAACA GTACCACCTGCCCGAGACTGGACGGGCCCATCAATGGGAGGAAACTCGGCAAGTCACACGGTGTGGGCCATGAGGTCCACGTTCTGTGTGACCCTGGTTATGAACTTGTGGGATCAGAGAGCAGGGTGTGTCAGGAGAGCTTGACCTGGGGCGGCCAGCAGCCTACCTGCCGAG ACATCAATGAGTGTGCGTCTGCTCCGTGCCTGAATGGTGGGACGTGTGTGGATGAAGTGAACCAGTTCTCTTGTGTCTGTGCTAAAGACTGGGCTGGACTGACCTGTCAGAGCCCTGTGCCAACAT TCTTTGTCACCATGACAAACACCTCTGCCGCCACCTCCCCAACCACGGCCGCTGCTGCCACCCTGCCGGCTGCCACCATGGGGCCTTTTGTTCGTCCATCACGCTGCACTTTAACGCAGGGGACCACCCACTGCACCTGTGAGCCAGGATACACCATCTCTGGCAGGGACAGCAACACCTGCACTG ATATAGATGAATGTGAGCTGTTCCATAACAGTCAGGCTGGGAAACTGTGTTTACATGCTTGTGTTAACACACCTGGAGGCTACCGCTGTTCTTGTCCTATCGGGTACAATGTGACCCGCGATGGACGCAGCTGTAAAG ACATTGATGAGTGTGCCACCAGACAAAACAACTGCACAAAGGACCAAACATGCATTAACACGTACGGTGGTTTCCAGTGTGTCCGTGTGGACTGCCCCAAAATCCCTAATGCTGCATATGTCAAGACGTCGTCAAT GCGTTGTGAACGTAACCCCTGTCCTGTGGACAACAAGGCATGTTCCCAGACCCCAAACTCCTTCTCCTACCATTACCTGGCTGTCGTGTCAAACCTGTCAGCTCCTCGTGTCATGTTCAGGGTCTCAGCATTACGTCCAATTGGAGACACGCTTCGCTTCTCCCTGCTGGGGGGGAGGCAAGCTCGGCGCCACTTCACAGTCCAGCGCTCAGACCGTGTGACAGGTCAGCTGATGCTGGTGAACCGAGTGCAGGGCCCTGCGACACTGGAAGCAGAAGTGGAGATGAGCGAGCTGGAGAGACGAGTCCAGATGGGGCGGTACATCACCAAAGTCACAATGTTTGTTTCCCAGTATGAGTTCTAG